From Pirellulales bacterium, the proteins below share one genomic window:
- a CDS encoding mannosyltransferase family protein: MKRTLMLGLIAYAVTSAPVFLAARLSGELADCQRPRGCLEALTRYDGMRYAEIARCGYSYRPGALSTVAFFPGYPLAARAVATVTGLSTCWSLVAVSNAALAGAFVVMSAYARARFECQAAAGSAGEGFVDRSEVRRRCERGTVYTLLTFGLLPTTFFCRMAYSESTFLLTALAALYAIEAEWPIFIRSALVGAATGTRAVGLVLVLPLLLSIMRTSPDARSLFSRLAYSAPLALWGIAGFMVYQHASFGDALAFAKAQSECRVLAPTSPGEKVASLLAAAPLWGVFDPTSPGFWRRFGATSPLLSLQFANPIFFVLTSALVIFGARRGWLSAYETLTSAGLLAMPYCCRGFEGCMVGQARFAVAVFPAYLIMGRLVARLPAMAAAALALAGAALLGLYTLLFSLNRPFY, from the coding sequence ATGAAACGGACGCTCATGCTTGGTCTGATTGCGTACGCTGTGACTAGCGCGCCGGTGTTCCTGGCCGCGCGGTTGTCCGGAGAACTCGCCGATTGCCAGCGCCCGCGCGGGTGCCTGGAAGCCTTGACCAGATACGATGGGATGCGCTACGCAGAGATCGCCCGTTGTGGCTACTCGTACCGACCGGGCGCGCTGTCGACAGTTGCCTTTTTTCCCGGATATCCCCTCGCGGCCCGCGCGGTCGCCACGGTAACAGGGCTTTCAACCTGCTGGTCATTGGTTGCGGTCTCGAATGCAGCGCTCGCCGGGGCGTTCGTCGTCATGTCGGCGTACGCGCGGGCGCGGTTCGAATGCCAGGCAGCCGCTGGCTCGGCAGGCGAGGGTTTCGTCGACCGCAGCGAGGTGCGCCGTCGATGTGAGAGGGGGACCGTTTACACTTTGCTGACGTTTGGACTGCTTCCGACCACGTTTTTCTGCCGCATGGCCTACTCGGAATCGACGTTCTTACTGACCGCCTTAGCGGCGCTTTATGCCATCGAGGCCGAGTGGCCCATATTCATTCGGTCAGCGCTCGTCGGTGCCGCTACAGGGACGAGAGCGGTCGGTCTGGTTCTTGTCTTGCCGCTGCTTCTGTCGATTATGCGCACGTCGCCAGATGCGCGATCGCTTTTCTCTCGGCTCGCCTATTCCGCACCGCTGGCGCTCTGGGGAATCGCAGGATTCATGGTTTACCAGCATGCCTCATTTGGCGACGCGCTAGCGTTCGCGAAAGCGCAGAGCGAGTGTCGCGTTCTCGCTCCGACCAGCCCAGGCGAGAAGGTTGCAAGCCTTCTAGCCGCCGCACCGCTTTGGGGAGTGTTCGATCCCACCTCACCGGGCTTCTGGCGCCGCTTCGGCGCGACATCGCCCCTGCTCAGCCTCCAGTTCGCCAATCCGATCTTTTTCGTACTAACGTCGGCCCTGGTCATCTTCGGCGCACGCAGGGGGTGGTTGTCTGCGTACGAAACGCTGACATCGGCGGGCCTACTCGCAATGCCTTATTGTTGCCGCGGTTTCGAGGGGTGCATGGTCGGGCAAGCACGGTTCGCCGTTGCGGTGTTTCCCGCGTACCTCATCATGGGACGACTTGTCGCGCGCCTTCCCGCAATGGCCGCCGCCGCTCTTGCGCTCGCGGGAGCCGCCTTGCTCGGCTTGTATACCCTTCTGTTCTCTCTAAACCGGCCCTTTTACTGA